One segment of Sphaerodactylus townsendi isolate TG3544 linkage group LG17, MPM_Stown_v2.3, whole genome shotgun sequence DNA contains the following:
- the COMMD4 gene encoding COMM domain-containing protein 4, giving the protein MRFRFCGDLDCPDWVLAEISTLAKISSVKLKLICAQVLKDLLGEGIDYEKILKLTSDAKLESGDVKATIAVLNFILSSAAKHNVDSESLSSELQQLGLPKEHATGLCRSYEEKQSPLQDSLRGCSLRLNRLDSVSWRVDYTLSSSELQEVNEPVIHLKLNVKDVDRGGVEPVAMTLSAEKFRALLAELKQAQAIMKTLD; this is encoded by the exons ATG AGGTTCCGGTTCTGTGGCGACTTGGACTGCCCCGATTGGGTCTTGGCAGAGATCAGCACTTTGGCTAAAATA tctTCCGTGAAACTCAAGCTGATCTGCGCCCAGGTGCTGAAGGATCTTCTCGGAGAGGGAATTGAC TATGAGAAGATTCTGAAACTGACATCGGATGCCAAGCTTG AGTCCGGGGATGTCAAAGCCACCATCGCGGTCCTCAACTTCATCCTCTCCAGCGCTGCCAAGCACAACGTCGACAGCGAATCTTTATCCAGTGAGCTGCAGCAGTTGGGGCTGCCGAAAG aacATGCCACGGGACTGTGCCGATCCTATGAGGAGAAGCAGAGCCCCTTACAGGACAGCCTTAGAGGATGCAGCCTGAGAT TAAACCGCTTGGATTCCGTGTCCTGGCGCGTGGATTATACTCTCAGTTCCAGCGAGCTCCAGGAAGTGAATGAACCGGTCATTCACCTCAAGTTAAATGTGAAGGACGTTGACCGAGGAGGGGTGGAACCGGTGGCGATGACGTTATCGGCTGAGAAGTTCCGCGCCCTGCTTGCAG agctgaaGCAAGCCCAGGCCATTATGAAAACACTTGACTGA